A single region of the Candidatus Zixiibacteriota bacterium genome encodes:
- a CDS encoding GWxTD domain-containing protein, translating into MRKIVCTILTLILYLLVFMPQADGQIGFFENRPLDEPRFDIDLAAFKTAQEDKVELEVYYKIYNDGLKFFKQDEDFVAHYEINVVILGEDNRQLTGTSVERYYKLSNYPDTRNPNDFLINLVNLKVGKGKFKLVCKLIDKHSEKISPIEREFEIQRLFDKKTDISSIEFIRETLPLDSIPTRFDKGEKRIIPAVTRVYGADIKQVSFYVELYHEADKSFDGRLIFNIENQQGKEKYEDQFEVTLDKPITRFIKHISLEDLLPDDYTLQIDLENNRGKEISTTSADFTIEWSLEALIRNDFDLAVEMLKFVARQDDLDKLRDAEPEDRLEAFEEFWKEHDPTPATPENELRMKYYQRIKDANRLFSSIHRKGWRTDMGMIYIIYGEPEQVESHPFELNSKPYQIWYYYSLSRTFVFVDEIGTGDYELQYPYDGRRGFIDDRIDDYD; encoded by the coding sequence ATGCGAAAAATAGTCTGTACGATATTGACACTAATTCTTTATTTGCTCGTTTTCATGCCCCAGGCTGATGGGCAGATCGGCTTTTTTGAAAACAGGCCTCTCGATGAGCCTCGTTTTGATATCGATCTGGCCGCTTTCAAGACAGCCCAGGAGGATAAGGTCGAACTGGAAGTTTACTATAAAATTTACAACGACGGTTTGAAGTTCTTTAAGCAGGATGAAGACTTTGTCGCTCATTACGAGATAAACGTCGTCATCCTGGGCGAAGACAATCGCCAGTTGACCGGCACATCGGTGGAAAGGTACTACAAACTTTCGAATTATCCCGACACCAGGAATCCGAATGATTTCCTGATAAATCTCGTCAACCTCAAAGTAGGTAAAGGCAAATTCAAGCTTGTCTGCAAGCTGATTGACAAGCATTCGGAAAAGATTTCTCCGATCGAGCGAGAATTTGAAATTCAGCGTCTGTTCGACAAGAAGACTGATATTTCAAGCATTGAGTTTATCAGGGAAACTCTGCCTCTGGACTCGATCCCGACCCGTTTTGACAAGGGCGAAAAACGAATTATCCCCGCCGTCACCAGAGTCTATGGGGCGGATATCAAGCAGGTTTCTTTCTATGTGGAACTGTATCACGAAGCTGACAAGTCATTCGACGGTAGATTAATATTCAATATTGAAAACCAGCAGGGCAAAGAGAAGTACGAAGACCAATTCGAAGTAACTCTGGACAAACCGATTACGCGCTTTATAAAACATATCTCGCTGGAAGATCTTCTACCCGACGATTACACTTTGCAGATTGATCTGGAAAACAACCGGGGTAAGGAAATCTCCACCACTTCCGCAGATTTCACAATAGAGTGGTCTTTGGAAGCGCTGATTCGCAACGATTTCGACCTGGCAGTCGAAATGCTGAAATTCGTTGCCCGGCAGGATGATCTCGACAAACTCAGGGATGCCGAACCTGAGGACAGGCTCGAAGCTTTTGAGGAATTCTGGAAGGAACACGATCCGACTCCGGCCACACCGGAAAACGAACTGCGCATGAAATACTACCAGCGCATCAAGGATGCCAACCGCTTGTTTTCTTCGATCCATCGCAAGGGCTGGAGAACTGATATGGGGATGATCTATATAATCTATGGTGAGCCTGAGCAGGTCGAAAGCCATCCTTTTGAGCTGAACTCGAAACCGTACCAGATCTGGTATTATTACAGTCTTTCGCGGACTTTCGTATTTGTCGATGAGATCGGGACAGGCGATTATGAACTGCAGTATCCCTACGACGGCAGGCGGGGCTTTATAGACGATAGAATTGACGATTACGATTGA
- a CDS encoding GWxTD domain-containing protein — protein sequence MKYILSFVTILICLGGFAHGQAFEQPQAREQMTTRLDYATFKIGNYPEFALVEFYYLLLRKELTFEMLDDIYQAEAYIWLEIFDDKGKLIDTLYKKIATQVDEPQKTTQGNFKVLDALQALMRPGEYSVKLYVEDANSQVNGEPFSGKFAETQIKVQIPDYSSDKDLMMSDIELAYDIDMIPSEDTVSESGNPLEKGNRHVIPNPARVYYDSDSLMYFYAEIYNLKFGKDINRKYIVNFRIEDYAKTPVASYGQREYHKPGPSAIISSAIDVNDLPEGNFDFIIEVTDLEDNSNVTSRKSFTLLYSTDEIAPAVATEDFTEKDAELMKKIIYYYTKDQDRKLYEELDLEGKKNWLKEFWDRRDPIPSTRLNEFKVEVFRRFKHANDKFSISMIDRDDGWLTDRGRIYMKYGDPDEIENKVSTASRDPYERWNYFNFGSQGYIYFIFVDETGYGDYVLKHSTAQGERTDREWEQLIKNEDPFSPGY from the coding sequence ATGAAGTATATACTCAGTTTTGTTACAATTTTGATATGCCTTGGCGGGTTTGCTCACGGGCAGGCCTTCGAGCAACCCCAGGCCAGGGAACAGATGACTACCCGTCTCGACTACGCCACCTTCAAGATCGGCAACTACCCCGAATTTGCTCTGGTCGAATTCTACTACCTGCTTCTGCGCAAGGAACTGACTTTCGAGATGCTGGATGACATTTACCAGGCTGAGGCTTATATCTGGCTGGAAATATTTGATGACAAGGGTAAGCTGATCGATACACTCTACAAGAAAATAGCTACCCAGGTGGATGAGCCCCAGAAGACAACGCAGGGGAATTTCAAGGTTCTGGATGCACTTCAGGCCCTTATGAGGCCGGGCGAGTACTCGGTGAAATTATATGTTGAAGACGCTAACTCGCAGGTCAATGGCGAACCTTTTTCGGGCAAATTCGCAGAAACCCAGATCAAGGTGCAGATACCCGATTATTCATCGGATAAAGACTTGATGATGTCTGATATCGAACTTGCCTACGATATTGATATGATCCCCTCTGAGGACACAGTGTCAGAATCAGGCAATCCGCTTGAAAAAGGCAATCGACATGTTATCCCGAACCCGGCACGCGTTTATTACGATTCGGATTCGCTGATGTATTTCTACGCTGAAATCTACAACCTAAAATTCGGCAAGGATATAAACCGCAAGTATATAGTAAATTTCCGGATCGAGGATTACGCCAAAACTCCCGTGGCCAGCTACGGGCAACGGGAATATCATAAACCCGGGCCGAGCGCGATTATTTCATCTGCCATCGATGTCAACGATCTCCCCGAAGGCAATTTCGATTTCATTATCGAGGTGACAGATCTGGAAGACAATTCCAATGTTACCTCCCGCAAAAGTTTTACCCTGCTGTATTCTACCGACGAGATCGCCCCGGCAGTGGCCACCGAAGATTTCACCGAAAAAGATGCCGAACTGATGAAAAAGATTATCTATTACTATACGAAAGATCAGGACCGCAAGCTGTATGAGGAACTGGACCTGGAAGGCAAGAAAAACTGGCTCAAGGAATTCTGGGACAGGCGCGATCCGATCCCATCGACCCGCCTGAATGAATTCAAGGTGGAGGTTTTCAGGCGCTTCAAACACGCCAACGATAAGTTTTCGATCAGTATGATCGATCGTGATGACGGCTGGCTGACAGACCGTGGCAGAATATATATGAAATATGGCGATCCTGATGAGATTGAAAACAAGGTTTCAACTGCGTCACGTGACCCGTATGAACGCTGGAATTATTTCAATTTCGGTAGCCAGGGATATATATATTTCATTTTCGTGGATGAAACCGGTTACGGTGACTATGTGCTCAAGCATTCAACAGCCCAGGGTGAAAGAACCGACAGGGAATGGGAACAGTTGATTAAAAACGAGGACCCATTCAGCCCGGGCTACTGA